In Streptomyces sp. 71268, the DNA window GGCGGAGAGCTTGATGGTGTTGCGCACGAAGAGTGCCTCTTTCTGGACGGTTTCCAACCACTGGCTGTCGCGAGTGGTACGCCCGGCAAAGGGTCCGGGCTGGCGTGGGGACGGGGAGGGCGGGTGTGGTGCGGGGCCGGCGGGTCAGCCGGTCCGGGGCTGGGCGGATGCCGTGGGCTCGTCGTCGGGCCGGCCGGCGTCGGGCGCCGGCGCGGCCTCGGGCTCAGCATCGGTCTCGGCCTTGGTCAGGGTCGCCCGCTGGGCGGGCGGTTCATCGGCCGTGCTGACCGCGCTGGCCGAGGTGGTGGCCTCGGCCGCCGTCGCGGGGGCGGTGGTGGCGGTGGCGAGCGCGGCGCGGTCGGCGACGTCGGGCGTGGCGGCCTTCGGTGCCGTGGCGTCGGCGGCCTTGCGCGGCCGGGGCAGCCGCAGCCAGCTCGCGCCGGCGGGGATGGTGCCGGTGCGGCGGCCGATGACGCGGACCACCACGTCGCCGATGAACTGCACGATGGTGACCACGACGACCAGCAGGATGACGGTGACCAGCATCAGCCGGTCGTCCGAGCGCTGGTAGCCGTTGACGATCGCCAGGTTGCCCAGGCCGCCGCCGCCCACCGCGCCGGCCATCGCCGAGTAGCTGATGAGCGTGATGACGGTGGTGGTCAGGCCCGCGATCAGGGACGGCAGCGCCTGGGGCAGCAGCACCTTGAAGACGATGGTCCAGGTGCCGCCGCCCATCGACTGCACGGCCTCCACGAGCCCGCCGTCCACCTCGCGGATCGCGGTCTCCACCAGCCTGGCGAAGAACGGGATGGCGCCGATGGCCAGCGCGACCACCGCGGCGGTGGGTCCGATGGAGGTGCCGACGACGAAGCGGCTGAAGGGGATCAGCGCGACGATGAGGATGATGAACGGCAGCGAGCGGCCGACGTTCACGATGGCGCCGACGGTCTTGTTGACCACGACGTTCTGGAGTTGGCCGCCCCGGTCGGTGAGGACCAGGAGCACGCCGAGCGGCAGGCCGCCCAGGACGGCGTAGACGGTGGACCACCAGACCATGAACAGGGTGTCGAGGCTGGCGTCGTTCAGCGCGGGCCACATCTCGGACCAGGTCACTTGGCACCCTCCTCGGCCGGGGCGGCGACGGCCTGCGCGGAGGCGGCCGACGCGGCGGGAGAGGCCGCGCCGCCGGGCACGACCTCGACGTGCAGGCCCTGCTCACGCAGGAAGCCGATCGGCACCACATTCTCCTCGAACGAGCCGGGCAGTTCGATACGCATCCGGCCGACCTGGCGCCCGCCGATCGTGTCCATCGCCGCCCCGAGGATCGAGATGTCGATGTTGTACGTACGGGCGAGCTGCGAGATCACCGGCTGGCTGGTGGCCTCGCCGAGGAACGTCACGTCCACGACGGTGCGGCCCGCGCCGGTCGCGTCGCCGCCGACCGGGAACAGCTCGCGCGCGAGCTCGGAGCCGGGGGTGGCGAGCAGCTCGGAGACGGTGCCGGTCTCCACGACCCGTCCGCCCTTCATCAGCGCGGCCGAGTCGCAGACGGTCTTGACGACGTCCATCTCGTGCGTGATGAGCAGCACGGTCAGGCCGAGCTGCTGGTTCAGGTCACGCAGGAGCTGGAGGATCGAGCGGGTGGTCTCAGGGTCGAGCGCGGAGGTCGCCTCGTCGGAGAGCAGCACCTTGGGGTCGCCGGCCAGCGCGCGGGCGATGCCCACGCGCTGCTTCTGCCCGCCGGAGAGCTGCGCCGGGTAGGCCCTGGCCTTGTCGGCGAGGCCGACCAGGCCGAGCAGCTCGATCGCCTTGCGGGAGCGCTCCTTGCCGGATATGCCGAGGATCTCCAACGGGAGCTCGACATTGCCCTGCACGGTGCGCGAGGAGAGCAGGTTGAAGTGCTGGAAGACCATGCCGATGCGGCTGCGGGCCTGGCGCAGCGCGGCGCTGGCGCGGTGGCTGTTGCCGGCGAGCGCGGTCAGGTCGGAGCCGGCCACGGTGACCGTGCCGGAGCTGGGGCGCTCCAGGAGGTTCACGCAGCGGATGAGGGTGGACTTGCCGGCGCCGCTCTGGCCGACGACGCCGAACACCTCGCCCTCGCGGACGTGCAGATCGACGCCGTCGAGCGCGGTGACCTCGCGGCCTCGTGAGCGGTAGACCTTTGTCAGGCCCGTCGTGGTGATCACAGGGGGTTTCCGTCACTGTCGAGTGCGCGGCGGATGGAGTGCCGGCACGGGGCATTCATTGCGGAACACGGCATACGGAGTTCTCCGGCGAGCGCGGTCATCACTGTCCGGCTCCGGCTTCCGGCGGCGCGGGGCGCGTCTCGGGTTCGTACGCGGTGCGTACGGACACGCTGCGGCGCACGGTCTCGCTTCGGGGCGCGAGGCTCCGGCAGGGGCCCTCAGCGGTCACACATTCGACACATACAACGAGCACCGGGCGTCATGTTCGCCTCGGTCGCTGTGGCGCGGCTGCTCGTGGTGGTCATGCGGGCAAGTAAACCAGACACGCTCGTGGCTCGATCAAGCCTGTCCGAATGGCGGACTCGCCCGGTCAAGGCGTGGACAGCGCGTGATCATGACCGTTCGTCGATGATCAATTCCAACCCATCGGCCCCGACCTGCACGGATACGTACGAAAGATCCTTTATGACGACGTCCGCGTGAAGATCGCCCACGGGCGTGGTTGTGGTCAAGGCCACGGTCCTCATGCCCGCGGCCCGGCCCGCCGCGAGTCCGGCCGGGGCGTCCTCGAAGACCACACAGCGGGCCGGGTCCACGCCCAGGCGCCGCGCGGCCAGCAGGAAGGGCCTCGGGTCGGGCTTGCCGCGCGGCACGTCGTCGGCGCAGACGAGCTGACCTGGCCGGATGCCCACCTCGGGCAGCCGCGCCGTGGCCACCCGGCGGTTGGCCGAGGTCACCACCGCCCAACGGTCGGCGGGCAGGGCGGCGAGCAGGTCGGCGGTGCCGGGCAGCAGCGTCACGCCGCCGGCCACGTCCGCCGCCTCCAACTCGTCGATGCGCGCCAGCGCGCCCGGTATCCGCTCGGCCGGCAGCAGGTCGCCGATGATCTCGACGGCGGGCCGGCCGTGCAGCTCGACGCGCGCGAACTCCTCCGCGCTCACCCCGTACTCCCCCGCCCAGCGGGTCCAGCAGCGCCGCACCGAGGCGAGCGAGGAGACCAGGGTGCCGTCGTTGTCGAAGAGCAGGGCCGCCGCGGAGATTCTCATGGCGGGCCAGCGTATGCGCCGCCGTGGGACGGCCTGACGGCGCCCAGGGGTCGCGGGCCGGGGCAGGGGCGGGGGCCATTAGAGTCGTCGCATGGCTGTCAATCCCTGTGTGCGCCCCCGCCTCGCGCGCACCCCCGAGCGGAGGTGCCGGTGTTCGACGCGCTGACGTGGGCGGTCAGTCTGACCGCACTGGCCCTCGCCGCGTGGTGCGGCCACGCCGCCTATCTCGACCAGCCGACCAAGGACTGGCACTTCATCGGCATGGCCGTGGTGACGGTGCTGGCACTGGCACAGCTCGTGATCGGGATCGTACGGCTGGCACAGGGGGACAAGCCCGACGAGAGCACGACCGTCTTCGTGGCCTATCTGATCGGCTCCGCCTGCGCGATCCCCGCCGTCGGGTTCATGTCGCTCTCGGAGCGGACCCGCTGGGGCTCGGTGACGGTCGCCGCGGGCGCGGTGGTGCTCGCGGTGCTTGAGGTGCGGCTGTGGGACGTGTGGGAGGGCAGCGGCCATGCCTGAGTCCGAGACGCCCCCGGCCGAGGCCCCCGAGCCCGGGGCCGGGGCCGCCGGGCCGGCCGGCGCCCGCGAGCCGGAGCGGCGCGGCCGCCGCCTGGCGATCGGCGAGGGCCCGGGCCGACTGCTCGTCCTGGTCTACGGCGTCTTCACCGTCGCCGCCGCCTCCCGCTCGATCTACCAGCTCATCGCCCAGTACGAGGAGGCGCCGCTGGCCTACGTGCTCTCGGCCGTCTCGGCGCTGGTGTACGCGTTCATCACGGTCTCGCTGGTGCGCGGCGGCGAGGGCGCCCGGCGGGCGGCCCTGCTGTGCTGCGCGGCCGAACTGGTCGGCGTGCTCACCGTCGGCACCTGGACGCTGGTGGAACCGTCCGCCTTCCCGGACGCCACGGTCTGGTCGGACTACGGCATGGGCTACCTCTTCATCCCGATCTTCCTCCCGGTCACCGGCCTGCTCTGGCTACGACGGGCCCAGCGCGCCTGACCGGCGGCCCCGCCCCGGCCGGGGCTCGGCGAGCGCGGTGCGCGGCTCAGCCGTGGCGGCGCCAGGCGCCGCCGGCCCAGTGGAGACGGCCTTGCGCGGTGCGTGAGTGTTCCGGGGGGTTCATAGCCCCTCGTCGAGGATTCTCCGCACGTGGGCGGCTTCCTGGGGGAGGCTGTGCGCCAGGGCGTTCCAGAGGATGCCGTAGTCGACGGCTCCGTAGTCGTGGGCGACGAGGTTGCGCATGCCCTTCATCGCACGCCATCGGACCTCGGGGTGCGCCGCCGTGAACTCACCGTCGAGGCGGTTCACCGCCTCCCCGATGCGGTGCGGGATCGCCTCGGCCGAGAGCCGGAGCATCTCATCGCCGTCGTAGGTCTCACGTCCGCGCGCGACGAGTCGGGCGCCGGTGGCGGCGAAGTCGAGGAAGTCGAGGAGGGTTTGACGGGTGCGTGCGTCCAGGGACTCCCGACGGGGCGGTTCGGGCCGCACGGTGCTCACAGGGGCTTGGCCTCGGCCACGATGGTGTCGTGGCTCCCGCGCAGGCCGCCCTCGCTGATGACGTCGACCTTGACTCCGAGGGTGTCCTCCAGATCCTGGGCGAGCTCGATCTGGTCGAACGGGGAAGCGTCGGGTGCGAATTTCACCAGCAGGTCCAGGTCGCTTCCCGGGCGGTCCTCACCTCGGGCGACCGAACCGAAGACCTTGACGCTCAGCGCCTTGTGGCGGGCGGCGAGCGCCTTCACCTCGGCCTTGCTCCGGGCCAGTGCGACGGACGCCCGCGGCTTGGTGGCGGCGGTGAGGCGTGCCAGCATCTTCGGCGAGGGCCGGCGGGTGCCGTTCTCGTAGGCGGCGATGTTGGGCTGGGCGACGCCGGACAGTTGAGCCAGTTCCCGCTGGGTCAGTCCGGCGGCCCGGCGCATGTCGGCGAGCTGTGCTGGGGTGCTCTGTGGTGCGTGAGATGCCATGACGACCCCTCCCTCTCTATATCAACGATGTCGCGTATCGTCCGGCTCGCGCTGTAGCGACCCGTGGCAGATGAGAGGTCGCGCTGGATGCGGCACCCCGTTGTGGCCCTCATCCGGATGTCGCCCGGCGAGCGCCACGACGCAGCCGGGCGGCCGCGTCGCGCGCGGTGCCGCGGCAGCCCGGCGTCCCTCGTCGTCAGGTGTGCTACCGCTGCCGAACGCGCCACGCCACCCGTCGGCCCGGCTGGTGCCGGCCCGACGGGTGACGCGGCGACGGGTGTGGAGGCATCCGCCCGGTTGGGCGCTGGCCCTACGCGCTCGCGGCGAACGCCTCGGCCGCGGCCCGCTTCTCCAGCGTGACGACGCTCAGCGAGCGGCTGACCCGCTCGGTGCCGACCTGCGCGTAGCCGTACTTGCGGTACAGCCGCAGGTTGCCCTCGCTGCGGTGCCCGGTGCTGAGTCGGTACCGCTTGACCTGCTCCGCCGCCAACCGCATCTCGATGGCCGCCAACAACCGGCCGCCGAGGCCGTGCCGCTGCATGCGCGGGTGGACGATCAGCCCCGCGATCGCGGCGGTTCCGTCCTCGTGCACGGCGCCCCGCACCGAACCGACGACCTCCTCGCCGAGCCGGGCCACCAGCACCCAGCCGTTGCCCAGCTCGGCACGGAGGTCGTCGAGGGTTTGGGTCAGCGGCTCGATGGAGTAGTCGCCGTACAGCTCGGCCTCGCTCTGGTAGCAGAGGTACTGGAGCTTGAGGATCTGCTCGGCGTCCTGCTCGCTCGCCGGAGAGATGGTCACGCTCATGCCCATGTGCGCATGCCTCCTCTGTGTGTGCCCCGGCCGCGGTGAGGGAGATGGTGCGGCGGGACGTGGGGTGCCCTGACAGGAGTCGCCGCGGGGTAGGCGTCGCCTCCGTGGCGCCGATTGTCTATCGCTCCATTCCCCAGGGTTCAGGAGCGGCAACCTCCGCCAGCAGCATTCTGCGCAGGCATCCAAGGCAACGGGAACGTACCGGCCCCAGACTCCCCTGTGAGATTCCCAACTCACCGGCGATTTCACGGTAGGTCGCGTCTCTGGTCGACATCATCGCCAGCAGCACCCGCGGGCACCGGCCGGGCAGTTCGCGCACCGCGGCGCGCACCCGGCGCACCTCTTCCGCGGCCAGCGTCATCCCCTCGGTGTCCGACGCGCCGAGCGGGACGGGCACGCCGTCGATCCCGTCGTACGGCACCTCCCACCGGGCCCGTCGCCGCGCGCCCCTGGCCTCGGCCCGGACCGCGGCGCGCAGCCAGGGCACCCAGCCGGCGGGCCGGGCTGGAGAGGCGCCCGTCCCGGCCCGCTCCAGGAGCCGTACCCACACCGCCTGTTCGAGGTCGGCAGGGTCGAGGCCGGCGCCGGCCGCCTCGGCCGCCGCCTCCGCCACCAGCAGCGGGCCGAGCGTCGCCAGTAACTCCTCGCCATCCGGGGCGTGGGCGGGGGCGGCGGAGGCGGGGCCATCGGAGGTGGGCGCCCGGTCGGGGCGCGTGCCGGGGGTGCGGGGCGCGGGGAGGGAGGGGGTCATGCCGCGCTAGACAGTGCCCCGCACGCCACCGGTTGCCGTCGCCGGCGGGCGTCACCCGACCGGGCAACACCCGGCCGCGCCCTTGACGGGGCCTCACGTACGGCGCGCCCCGGGCCGGTGGCTGGACCGGCCCGGGGCGCGCCCGGCCGCCGCCGCTTCCCCCGTCGCGGCGACCCACGCTCCGACGCGGGGTCAGCCTCCCCCCGAGAGGGGCTGTCCCCGCGCGCGGGCGGCTACTTCCCGACGAAGTCGGCGCGGGCGAGCAGCGCCGTGTCGGGGTGGTCCGAGAAGATGCCGTCGATGCCCTGCTCGAAGTAGAGCTTGAGGGCGCCGAAGGCGTCCCCGTACGCGGCCGGGTCGGTGCCCTTGCGGAAGTCCAGCGGCAGGAAGCTGTTCTCGTTGCGCATCGTGTACGGGTGCACGAGCAGCTTCTTCGCGTGGGCGTCGCGCACCAGCGTGGTGGGCGTACCGAGCTTGCCGCTCTTGTCGCGCGGGATGACCAGCGACAGGTCGGGGCCGATGCCGCGCGCGAAGCGGGCGATCCACGCCAGGCCCTTCGGCGTGACCAGGTCGGCCACGGTGCGCGGGTCACCGGCCTGGACGAAGTCCCAGGGGCGCGAAGAGGCGGAGGACAGCAGCACCACGCCGGGGCACGAGACCAGCTTGCTCAGTCGCTCGATGCTGGTGGGCTCGAAGGACTGGACGAAGTTGGGCGAGTTGTGCCGGTGCCGCCCGTAGGCGCGCAGCAGCTTGGCCAGCCTCGGCTCCAGCGCGAGGCCGATGTCGCGGAAGTAGGTGGGGTGCTTGGTCTCGATGTGCAGCCAGACGCGGCGCCCGCGCCGCTTGCCCTCGCGCTCGGCCCACTCCAGGACCTCGGCGAAGGTGGGCACCTCCCAGCGGCCGTCGTAGAGCGTGTTCTGCCGGCGGGTGCCGGGGATGCGCTCGGTGGCCCGCAGGGTCTTCAGCTCGGCGAGCGTGAAGTCCTCGGTGAACCAGCCGGTGAGCTTGGTGCCGTCCACCGTCTTGGTCGCCTTGCGGTCGGCGAACTCCGGGTGCGAGGCGACGTCCGTGGTGCCGGTGATGTCGTTCTCGTGACGGCACACCAGGTGCCCGTCCTTGGTCGGCACCAGGTCCTGTTCGATGACGTGGGCGCCCATGTCGAGGGCGAGCTGGTACGCGCCGAGGGTGTGCTCGGGGCGGTAGCCGCTGGCCCCGCGGTGGGCGACGACCGTGGGCACCGGCAGGTCACGTCCGTGCTGGCCGTGTCCGTGGCCCCGTCCGGCGGCGGTGGCCGTGCCGGTGCCGGACAGCACCATCGCTCCGGCGCCGATGACGGCGGCGCCCAGTAGGGTGCGCCGTCCGGGCCGCTGCTCCTGCTCCATGCGTACTCCTCGTCTTGCCTGTTCGAGGGGGCGATCGTAGGCGTCCCCAGTTTGCGGGCCGTGGACATCCGTGCCAACGGCGCACGAACAGCCGTGGGCCCGCCCTTCCACGTCGTGGGCCCGGTGTGCGCACAGGGGGTACTCGCGAGTATCGTCCTCACCTGCGCGGGGAGGCCGGTGGCCCGGTTGGGCGAGCCGACCCCCGCCGGGCGCGCACCGCGCGCCGCGTTCCGACCACCACCGACCGGAGGGTCCGTTGTCCCGCATCGTGCTGAAGGCGATTCTCGGAGTGCTCATGCGCGTCCTGTTCCGCCCGAAGGTGGAGGGAGCGGAGCGCATTCCCGGCGACGGTCCGGTGATCCTGGCGGGCAACCACGTCACCTTCGTCGACTCGCTGTTCGTCGCCCTGATCGTCAAGCGACCGGTGTACTTCATCGGCAAGGACGAGTACGTGACGGGCAAGGGGCTCAAGGGCCGGCTGATGGCGTGGTTCTTCCGTACCAGCGGCATGATCCCGGTGGACCGGGACGGCGGGCACGGCGGCGTCGCGGCGCTGATGACCGGCCGCCGCGTGCTGGAGGAGGGCAAGGTGTTCGCCATCTACCCGGAGGGCACCCGATCCCCCGACGGCCGCCTCTACCGCGGGCGCACCGGCGTGGCCCGGCTGGCCCTGATGACCGGCGCGGCCGTGGTCCCGTTCGCGATGATCGGCACCGACAAGGTGCAGCCCGGCGGCAAGGGCCGGCTGCACATCGCGCCGGTGACCGTCCGCTTCGGCGAGCCGCTGGACTTCTCCCGCTACGACGGCATGGAGCGCGACCGCTACGTGCTGCGGGCCCTGACCGACGAGGTCATGAGCGAGGTCATGCGCCTCTCCGGCCAGGAGTACGTGGACATGTACGCGACGAAGGCCAGGGCCGCGTAACCCGGCTCCCGCCCGCGCGCCCGTCCGCGCCCAAGACCCCGACGCCGCCCGCCAGTCGAGTGACACTGGCGGGCGGCGGGCGTGTGGCGCGCCCGGGCGGCGTCGAGGCCGCGAGGGACGCGGGCGCGCCGCCGCCAACACCCCTGGCGCGGGCCGGTACCGGTCAGGGGGCGGCGAGCGGCGCGGGCCGGGCCACACGACGCTACGGGCGCGGCGGCCCGGACTCGCCCCCGCGCGGCGTTTTCTGGCCGGCCTCCGCCAGCGCCACCGCTTCGGCCGCGGTGTCGGCCAGGCGCTGGCCGCGCAGCAGGAACCAGGCGGCGACGGCCGTGGCGAGCAGCACCGCGGCGCCCACCGACGCCGCGATCCGCAGCCCGTCCACGAAGGCCTCCCGCGCCGACGTGAGCAGCGCCTCGCCCTGACCGGGGGTCAGTCCGTGCGTGGCCTCGACCGCGCCGCCGAGCGACTCGTGGGCCTCGGCCGCCGCCTTGTCCGGGATGTCGCCCGGGGTCGCGAAGTCGCGGTAGACGCCGGTGACGATGGAGCCGAGCAGCGCGATGCCGAGCGCGGCGCCCAGTTCGTACGCGGTCTCGGAGACCGCCGACGCGGCGCCGGCCTGGTCGCCCGGCACGCTGGAGAGGATCACGTCGGCGGTGACGGTGAAAGAGAACCCGGCCCCGACGCCGACGACCAGCAGCACGGCGCCGAGCAGCGGGTATCCGGTGTCGCTCTCCAGCCAGGCCAGCGCGGCCAGCGCCAGGCCGACGGCCGCCAGCCCGCCGGAGACCACGACGCGCACCGAGAACCGGCGCGCGACCAGACCGGCGACCAGGCCGGCGGAGACCGCGCCGACCGCGGCCGGCAGCTCGGCGAGCCCGGCTTCCAGCGGCTCCCGGTCCTGGACGAGCTGGAGGAACTGGGACAGGAAGAAGACCAGGCCGGACAGGCCGAGAATGGTCAGCAGGTCGGCGAGGACGGCCCCGGAGAAGCCCCGGTGGTGAAAGAGCCGCATGTTCAGCAGCGGCGACGGCAGGGTGAGCTGGCGGCGTACGAACCAGGTCAGGGCCGCGACCCCGAGCACGCCGGCGGCGGCGATGTCCCAGCCCGCGCCGTGCGCCGCCGCCTCCTTGACGGTGTAGACGACGCCGATGATGCCGACCAGGGAGAGTCCTACGCTGGGCAGGTCCCAGGGGCCGGGCGAGGGGTCGCGCGACTCGGGCAGCAGCCGCATGCCGACCAGGACGAGCACGATCATCACCGGCAGGTTGATCAGGAAGACCGAGCCCCACCAGAAGTGCTCCAGCAGGAAGCCGCCCACGACGGGGCCGACCGCCGCGCCGGCCGAGGCCGTCGCGCCCCAGATGCCGACGGCCAGGCTGCGCTCCCTGGGGTCGTGGAAGAGGTTGCGGATCAGCGCGAGGGTGGCGGGCATCAGCGTGGCGCCGGCGACGCCGAGCAGCGCCCGCGCCACGATCATCATCTCCGGACTGGTCGCGTACGCGTTGAGCACGGAGATCGCGCCGAAGGCCACCGAACCGATCAGCAGCAGCTTCTTACGGCCAATCCGGTCACCGAGGCTGCCCATGGAGACGAGCAGGCCGGCGATGACGAAGGAGTAGACGTCGCCGATCCACAGCAACTGGGTGCCCGACGGGCGCAGGTCCTCGCTGAGGAAGGGGGTGGCCAGGCCGAGCACGGTGGCGTCCACCGCGACCAGCAGCACCGCCAGCACCAGCACGGCCAGCGCCAGCCAGCGCCCGGGGCGCGCGGTCTCGGGGCTGGGGTGGGCGCCGGGGCCCGTCGTCACTATCCGACTGCTCATTGCTCCATGCTCCGTCGCACGCCGCCCAACAGCAGCTCGGCGATCATCTTCTCGGTGTCCCTGGGGGCGATCCGACCGGCGTGCACGGCCCAGGCCGCGGCCCCGACGAGGCCGTACAACGCCTCCGTGCACCAGGCGGCGGTCAGGTCGACGCGGAACTCGCCGCTCTCCTGTCCGCGTCGGAACAGTCTGTTCATCCGCTCGTCCAGACGGTCCCAGCCCGCGTGCGTCTCGCCCTCGAAGAGCTGGTTCTCGGTGGTGAGGAAGGCCAGCAGCGCGGCCTCGGGCTCGATGTGGGTGATCAGCCGGCGCAGCGCGCCGGTGGCGTCGCCCTCCTCGATGGCCGCGGCGTCCAACGCCGCCTCGAAGCGCGCGATACCGAGTTCCTCCAAGGCCTTGATGAGCGCGTCGCGGCCCGCGAAGTGGCGGTGCAGCGTGGCGCGGCTGATGCCGGCCGCCTTGGCGATCTCGTCCAGGGAGGCGGTCGCCTTGCGGGTGAGCAGGGTCGCCGCCGTGCGTAGCACGTGGCTTTTATCCACCGTCATGAGACAACCATACGCCACATGAGACGTTGATGTCTCACCGTGGTCGCGCCCGCACCCCGCCCCACCGCCGGCCGGGCGGCGAACACGCACGAGGCCGGGCAGGCTCCCGATGAGCCTGCCCGGCCTCGTGTGGCGCTGAGCGCGCGGCGCGCTACCGCTTGGCCTCGGCCCAGTCCCGCTGGACGGCCAGGTCGGCCTTCACCTCGGCCAACTGGAGCGCGACGGCCGACGGCGCGGTGCCGCCGCGCCCGTCCCGCGCGGCCAGCGCGCCGGGCACGTTCAGCACGGTGCGCACCTCGGGCGTCAGGTGCGGCGAGATCGCGGCGAACTGCTCGTCGGTGAGCTGGTCGAGCTCGATGCCCGCCGCCTCGCACACCTTCACGCACTCCCCGGCGACCTCGTGCGCGACCCGGAACGGCACGCCCTGCCGGACCAGCCACTCGGCGATGTCGGTGGCGAGCGAGAAGCCGGCGGGGGCCAGCTCGGCCATCCGCTCCTCGTGCACGGTGAGGGTCGCCATCATGCCGGTGAACGCGGGCAGCAGGACCTCCAGCTGGTCACAGGAGTCGAAGACCGGCTCCTTGTCCTCTTGGAGGTCGCGGTTGTACGCCAGCGGCAGCGCCTTGAGCGTGGCCAGCAGGCCGGTCAGGTTGCCGATGAGGCGCCCCGACTTGCCACGGGCCAGCTCGGCGATGTCCGGGTTCTTCTTCTGCGGCATGATCGAGGAGCCGGTGGAGAACGCGTCGTGCAGCGTCACGAAGGAGAACTCCTTCGTGTTCCACAGGATGACCTCCTCGGCGATCCGCGACAGGTCGACGCCGATCATCGCCGTGATGAAGGCGAACTCGGCGGCGAAGTCACGGGCGGCGGTTCCGTCGATGGAGTTGCCGGACGCTCCGCGCTCGAACCCGAGGTCGGCCGCGACCGCCTCCGGGTCGAGGCCGAGCGAGGAGCCGGCGAGCGCGCCGGAGCCGTACGGCGAGACGGCGGTGCGCTGGTCCCACTGGCGCAGCCGCTCCGCGTCCCGGCCCAGGGCCTGCACGTGGGCGAGCACGTGGTGGGCGAAGAGCACCGGCTGGGCGTGCTGGAGGTGGGTGCGGCCCGGCATGGCGGCGTCCGGGTGCGCCTCGGCCAGCGAGACCAGCGCGTCCTGGAGGTCGGCGAGCAGCCCGCCGATGATCCGGGCGTGGTCGCGCAGGTACATCCGGAAGAGGGTGGCGATCTGGTCGTTGCGGGAGCGGCCGGCGCGCAGCTTG includes these proteins:
- the argH gene encoding argininosuccinate lyase, with product MSSNSGDVRLWGGRFADGPAEALAALSASVHFDWRLAPYDIAGSRAHARVLHTAGLLTADELTRMLKGLDQLEADVAAGSFVGTVADEDVHTALERGLLERLGPDLGGKLRAGRSRNDQIATLFRMYLRDHARIIGGLLADLQDALVSLAEAHPDAAMPGRTHLQHAQPVLFAHHVLAHVQALGRDAERLRQWDQRTAVSPYGSGALAGSSLGLDPEAVAADLGFERGASGNSIDGTAARDFAAEFAFITAMIGVDLSRIAEEVILWNTKEFSFVTLHDAFSTGSSIMPQKKNPDIAELARGKSGRLIGNLTGLLATLKALPLAYNRDLQEDKEPVFDSCDQLEVLLPAFTGMMATLTVHEERMAELAPAGFSLATDIAEWLVRQGVPFRVAHEVAGECVKVCEAAGIELDQLTDEQFAAISPHLTPEVRTVLNVPGALAARDGRGGTAPSAVALQLAEVKADLAVQRDWAEAKR